Genomic segment of Iocasia fonsfrigidae:
CCAAGTTTACCAACAATACTCATCATATCAGGTGTAGCAACCGCAACATCAAAATCAAGCCAGCCGCCTTCAATCTTCTCGGCCAACTCTTCAGCACCCACTTCATCAGCACCGGCTTCCTCGGCTTCTTTAACCTTTTCACCTTTAGCAAATACTATAACCTTTACTTCTTTACCTGTACCATTTGGCAAAACTACAGTACCCCTGATGTTCTGGTCAGCATGTTTTGGATCAACACCCAACCTGACAGCAACCTCGACTGTTTCATCAAATTTAGCTGAGGAAACTTCTTTAACAAGTCCCAGCGCTGTTTTGGCATCATATAGTTTCTCTATATCAATTTTTTCTAGTGTTTCTTTAAACCTCTTACTATGTTTTGGCATACTCTAACGCCTCCTTGTGGTTAAACGGATTAGATTATAAATCCTCCCACTTAATTTTAAATTTTATTTTACTAAAAT
This window contains:
- the rplA gene encoding 50S ribosomal protein L1, which codes for MPKHSKRFKETLEKIDIEKLYDAKTALGLVKEVSSAKFDETVEVAVRLGVDPKHADQNIRGTVVLPNGTGKEVKVIVFAKGEKVKEAEEAGADEVGAEELAEKIEGGWLDFDVAVATPDMMSIVGKLGRVLGPQGLMPNPKAGTVTFDIAKAVKEIKAGKIEYRVDKTGIVHLPVGKVSFSEDELLENFKVIMDALVRERPSAAKGKYLKSVVLSSTMGPGIRANTSDIMTLIGR